From Calothrix sp. PCC 6303, a single genomic window includes:
- a CDS encoding tetratricopeptide repeat protein: protein MTATINEKRYPSVLQMLSRLVKWLKHCFQRLFGSKNVRFNQSAAAKTAIPSPPALTNADLEFLFTQLLEGVQQARGQQWALSYLQRIEHRVNNQRWLEWLQFFGDRLLGSPVPNDELAFRMVQLGELEIGVVGDSALEIGMRLLTRNSEAAYWQDVTTTDVDSSAAMLPFPEDDRAEDVYTNHDSESNDSSVEEIPATVENSPGQELLREYGEALWGSEVREASVDDGFQSGVDYIEFVNPEIAATDLDYALETPGHNLIREYGEELWVAGDVIEDDELQEVGEFQPAITEISAAPKLEELGSDVEVINDLGELAWQDQVEIATPPPTPAAVNWDKLLQRSGEAATLVSLDELWIRLQHSGSLVERLTSIPVNNTAQVFIDAPPHPSAIGRAQAWFYQALKQAKFGDLNGAIASYDTAISITPDAYEYWFNRGLALFHLGYIKEAIASYEKSIVVKPDYYKAWLNRAVILAEQGRYDDAIASFDKVIEIHPEANEAWSGRSLALLKLGKIPEAIYSYDQTTRLQPYDPENWYHRGVALAENQQYAEAVTSFDEAIEIQPEQSIIWHQRGLSQLHLQRWEDAVISFQKALKSQPGNHELWYLRGNALEKSGQYQQAIASYDNALELNPSLHAVWIDRGVIQAHLQQWYEAIVSWNKALEIEPNLYLAWFNQAIAWEKLGETQEAIASYDCALNIEPNFHTAWYNRGVLLASQGELEAAILSYDYALQIQSDYWEAWLARANTAAKSTTFDSYLASYSAIVAENPYLNSRGLDGKLATYAESVYYVNSNTYPEGIGRLYLGLGDSYYQRGRRYSFIHDDWSKAIESYNKALETLTPESFPELNLEVLQSIIVVLLGFGDVKQAQQFHICANNLLQTLINQPHRSDREKRDLHLRFIGLGQLAVDVAAQSGDLVEALEFAEYSRNQCWELMLWDSNQPISTPQYHSIQKLLNPKTAIAYWFITPCGLRSFVIKFSHPEPILVFTPVFNVEGANEYPVPEVVERLVSLEDWITEWDFHHQQLTDTPNYQESFNQHSWYAGMEQRLVNLREILNISAIEHELEGIEQLILIPHRDLCRFPIHALFQIQSPQETENSEFQVTCPISYLPNVDIGLSLLNQSSLITNKQSLVSIEPAAIPANLELEIIPKIFNNCQRIPGNQAVKYTCKSALANNLNIYHFTGETINYLNHPQASQLILGEENLNLAEICQNSLANCQLFILSGSQNLINENKFIPTEYIDVANVLLTIGVSHVLCYQWHPEPNATALIIIEFYRRLQAGKTPSIALDEATKWLKELTISELKQWYQLLLDPISSRETKTKYSYAHVTSQLDKNHNLPPDSKLYSHPYYWATFKISGSWN from the coding sequence GTGACCGCTACAATCAATGAGAAACGTTATCCGAGTGTGTTGCAAATGCTCAGTCGGCTAGTCAAGTGGCTTAAACATTGCTTTCAACGCCTATTTGGGAGCAAAAATGTTCGGTTTAATCAGTCAGCGGCAGCGAAAACGGCGATACCATCGCCCCCTGCGCTGACAAATGCTGATCTGGAATTTTTGTTTACCCAACTTTTGGAGGGTGTGCAGCAAGCACGAGGGCAACAGTGGGCACTTAGTTACCTGCAACGAATCGAACATCGGGTTAATAATCAGCGTTGGTTAGAATGGTTACAGTTTTTTGGCGATCGCTTATTGGGGTCACCTGTACCTAATGATGAGTTGGCGTTTCGGATGGTGCAGTTGGGTGAGTTAGAAATTGGCGTGGTTGGTGATTCGGCTTTAGAAATTGGTATGCGTTTGCTGACGCGGAATTCGGAAGCTGCCTATTGGCAGGATGTCACCACAACTGATGTAGATTCTAGTGCCGCTATGTTGCCATTTCCAGAGGATGATAGGGCAGAAGATGTCTACACGAATCACGACAGTGAATCTAATGATTCCTCAGTTGAGGAAATACCCGCAACGGTTGAAAATTCCCCTGGGCAAGAATTGTTAAGGGAGTATGGGGAAGCTTTATGGGGAAGCGAAGTCAGGGAAGCATCAGTAGATGATGGGTTCCAAAGTGGTGTTGATTATATTGAATTTGTTAATCCAGAAATCGCTGCAACTGATTTAGATTATGCTTTGGAGACTCCAGGACACAATTTAATTCGGGAATATGGAGAGGAATTGTGGGTAGCAGGGGATGTAATTGAAGATGATGAACTGCAAGAAGTTGGAGAATTCCAGCCTGCAATTACAGAAATATCAGCCGCACCAAAATTAGAAGAACTTGGCAGCGATGTTGAAGTAATCAATGATTTGGGTGAGTTGGCATGGCAAGACCAGGTAGAAATTGCTACACCACCTCCAACCCCGGCGGCGGTGAATTGGGATAAATTGCTACAAAGGTCAGGTGAAGCTGCCACTTTAGTCAGCTTAGATGAGTTGTGGATTAGGTTACAGCATAGTGGGAGTTTGGTAGAAAGACTCACATCAATTCCTGTTAATAATACTGCACAGGTTTTTATTGATGCACCTCCCCACCCCAGTGCCATTGGTAGGGCGCAAGCTTGGTTTTATCAGGCTTTGAAGCAGGCAAAATTTGGTGATTTAAATGGGGCGATCGCATCTTATGATACGGCAATTAGTATCACTCCTGATGCCTACGAATATTGGTTTAATCGTGGTTTGGCGTTGTTCCATCTAGGTTACATCAAAGAAGCGATCGCCTCTTACGAAAAATCCATTGTTGTCAAACCAGATTATTACAAAGCTTGGTTAAATCGCGCTGTGATTCTGGCTGAACAGGGACGCTATGATGATGCGATCGCTTCTTTTGATAAAGTGATTGAAATTCATCCAGAAGCAAATGAAGCTTGGTCGGGTCGCAGTTTAGCATTATTAAAGCTGGGTAAAATTCCCGAAGCGATTTATAGTTACGATCAAACCACCCGATTACAACCCTACGACCCAGAAAACTGGTACCATCGCGGTGTTGCCTTGGCAGAAAATCAACAATATGCCGAAGCAGTGACTTCCTTTGATGAAGCAATTGAAATTCAACCAGAGCAAAGTATAATTTGGCATCAACGGGGCTTATCACAGTTACATCTCCAGCGTTGGGAAGATGCGGTAATTTCCTTCCAAAAAGCCCTCAAATCCCAACCAGGTAATCATGAACTTTGGTATTTACGCGGAAATGCCCTCGAAAAATCAGGACAATACCAACAAGCGATCGCTTCCTATGATAATGCCTTGGAACTCAATCCTAGCCTCCATGCAGTTTGGATTGATAGAGGTGTAATTCAAGCACATCTCCAACAGTGGTACGAAGCAATCGTTTCTTGGAATAAAGCCTTAGAAATTGAACCAAATCTTTATTTAGCGTGGTTTAATCAGGCGATAGCTTGGGAAAAACTAGGAGAAACTCAAGAAGCGATCGCATCCTACGATTGCGCCCTCAATATCGAGCCTAATTTCCACACAGCTTGGTATAATCGAGGCGTATTACTCGCCTCACAGGGAGAACTGGAAGCTGCTATCCTCTCCTATGATTATGCGCTGCAAATTCAATCTGATTACTGGGAAGCTTGGCTGGCAAGGGCTAATACTGCCGCCAAATCAACCACTTTCGACTCCTACTTAGCTTCCTACAGTGCCATTGTTGCCGAAAATCCCTACCTCAATAGTCGTGGTTTAGATGGGAAACTGGCTACCTATGCCGAATCAGTTTATTACGTCAATTCCAATACATACCCTGAAGGAATTGGGCGTTTATACTTAGGATTAGGTGATAGTTATTACCAAAGAGGTCGCCGCTACTCATTTATTCACGATGATTGGTCAAAAGCGATAGAATCCTACAATAAAGCGCTGGAAACCCTAACTCCAGAAAGTTTTCCCGAACTGAATTTGGAAGTATTACAAAGCATAATTGTTGTACTTTTAGGCTTTGGTGATGTTAAACAAGCACAACAATTCCATATCTGTGCAAATAATCTTCTGCAAACATTAATTAATCAACCCCACCGCAGCGATAGGGAAAAAAGAGATTTACACCTGAGATTTATTGGTTTAGGACAACTGGCAGTTGATGTTGCTGCACAGTCTGGGGATTTGGTAGAAGCTTTAGAATTTGCTGAATACAGCCGGAATCAATGCTGGGAATTAATGCTGTGGGATAGCAATCAACCAATCTCCACACCTCAATACCATAGCATCCAAAAACTATTAAATCCCAAAACAGCGATCGCTTATTGGTTTATAACCCCCTGCGGACTTCGGAGTTTTGTAATCAAGTTCAGCCATCCAGAACCAATACTCGTGTTTACACCTGTATTTAATGTTGAAGGTGCTAACGAATATCCAGTTCCTGAAGTAGTTGAGCGATTAGTTTCATTGGAAGACTGGATTACAGAATGGGATTTTCACCACCAACAGCTTACTGATACCCCCAATTATCAAGAAAGCTTCAATCAGCATTCTTGGTATGCAGGAATGGAACAAAGATTAGTAAATCTGCGAGAAATTCTGAATATCTCCGCAATTGAGCATGAATTAGAAGGAATTGAGCAATTAATCTTGATTCCTCACCGGGATTTATGTCGTTTTCCTATTCATGCTTTATTTCAAATTCAATCTCCCCAGGAAACAGAAAACTCTGAATTTCAGGTAACTTGCCCAATTAGTTATTTACCTAATGTTGATATTGGTTTATCACTACTAAATCAATCCTCGTTAATTACCAATAAACAAAGTTTAGTTAGTATTGAACCTGCTGCAATACCTGCTAATTTAGAACTAGAAATCATCCCCAAAATATTTAATAATTGCCAAAGAATTCCAGGAAATCAAGCAGTAAAATACACCTGCAAATCCGCTTTAGCAAATAACCTGAATATCTACCATTTTACTGGAGAAACAATAAATTATTTAAACCACCCCCAAGCATCCCAACTGATTTTAGGTGAAGAGAATCTGAATCTAGCAGAAATTTGCCAAAATTCTCTGGCAAACTGTCAACTTTTTATTCTCTCAGGTAGTCAAAATCTAATTAATGAAAATAAATTTATCCCCACAGAATATATTGATGTTGCCAATGTCCTATTGACAATAGGAGTCAGCCATGTTCTTTGCTACCAATGGCATCCAGAACCCAACGCTACAGCCCTAATCATCATTGAATTTTATCGCCGACTCCAAGCTGGCAAAACCCCCAGCATTGCCCTAGATGAAGCCACAAAATGGTTAAAAGAACTTACCATCAGCGAATTAAAACAATGGTATCAACTCTTACTTGATCCAATATCTTCCAGAGAAACTAAAACTAAGTATTCCTATGCCCACGTTACCAGCCAACTAGATAAAAATCACAATCTTCCTCCAGATAGCAAACTCTACAGTCATCCCTACTATTGGGCTACATTCAAGATCTCTGGAAGTTGGAATTAG
- a CDS encoding DUF981 family protein: MFIDYITLMLINMVAGLLLLAYYVYEGIDSPRQQKWIPGFGVVGAIALTTGLHMIFTWPVIGSFNIAFGETSVLFGVLFVGSAIALAQGWELTTLAIYAFFAGIVSVVIGVRILNLGLTKQPVLSGIGFILTGLAGICAAPTLYLKANRAWRLIGVGVLVVAALIWAITGYLAYWGHLESFGKWVPLPMR, encoded by the coding sequence ATGTTTATCGATTACATCACACTGATGTTGATTAATATGGTAGCTGGCTTACTGTTATTGGCATACTACGTATATGAAGGAATTGATAGTCCTCGTCAACAAAAGTGGATTCCAGGCTTTGGAGTTGTCGGTGCCATCGCATTAACGACCGGATTACATATGATTTTCACATGGCCCGTAATCGGTAGCTTTAATATAGCCTTCGGGGAAACTTCCGTTTTATTTGGAGTGCTGTTTGTTGGGAGTGCGATCGCATTAGCGCAGGGTTGGGAGTTGACAACATTAGCAATTTATGCATTCTTTGCAGGAATTGTTTCTGTCGTTATTGGTGTTCGTATTCTCAATTTAGGATTAACAAAACAACCTGTATTATCAGGAATTGGTTTTATTTTGACAGGATTAGCTGGTATTTGTGCCGCACCAACACTCTATTTGAAAGCAAATCGTGCTTGGCGTTTAATTGGTGTTGGTGTATTGGTAGTAGCAGCTTTAATTTGGGCAATTACTGGTTATCTAGCTTACTGGGGTCATTTAGAAAGTTTTGGAAAATGGGTTCCCCTACCAATGCGGTAA
- a CDS encoding fasciclin domain-containing protein — MFSFLRRLSKKAALFSLGLTFAAISPLALTVSVSAQETPPVTTPSPTTSPTATSFTDVSADYWANPFIQALAQRNIIAGFGDRTFKPEQAVTRAEFAAMIQKAFNQNSVRQLPQGGFSDVPANYWAAAAIQEAYETGFMSGYPQNRFQPNQRIIKVDAIVSLGSGLGLTGGDINSLSTYFTDASGIPSYATDRVAAATTANVIVNYPDVKVLNPTTPLTRAEAAAHLYQALVRLGQVQPLASNVPAASYIVAGTPPQDTGSTPTPSNSFNTLTSLIQAAGLESTLQQGQYTIFAPTDAAFAALPPETLQRLQQPENKATLARILQYHVVPGQLTASQLTTGELQTVEKKAVNVQVSNNQITVNNAQVIQADIQANNGVIHAINQVLIPPDVSLDGQSPTDPAVTPGRATRGGRSYLGVAGNIGLGGDTGLAEGSFAVISKIGLTNNFSARPSVVINDDTVVLVPLTFDFVPQAANPTGDRVFSISPYIGAGVAIETSNDSDIGLLLTGGVDVPLGNRFTINGAVNAAFLGSTDVGLMLGVGFNF, encoded by the coding sequence ATGTTTAGTTTCCTTCGTCGCTTATCAAAAAAAGCTGCTCTATTTTCTTTGGGATTAACATTTGCTGCAATCAGTCCCTTAGCACTTACTGTTTCTGTTTCCGCTCAAGAAACACCTCCCGTTACAACTCCATCACCAACTACATCACCAACAGCAACTAGCTTTACTGATGTTTCAGCAGATTACTGGGCAAATCCATTCATTCAAGCATTAGCCCAAAGGAATATTATTGCAGGCTTTGGCGATCGCACATTCAAACCAGAGCAAGCTGTAACTAGGGCTGAATTTGCGGCAATGATTCAAAAAGCTTTCAACCAAAATTCAGTTAGACAACTACCCCAAGGTGGATTTAGCGACGTACCTGCTAATTACTGGGCAGCTGCTGCAATTCAGGAAGCTTACGAAACTGGATTCATGTCTGGATATCCCCAAAATAGATTTCAGCCAAATCAAAGAATTATTAAAGTTGATGCAATTGTCTCACTAGGTAGCGGCTTAGGCTTAACTGGTGGTGATATTAATTCTTTGAGTACTTACTTTACCGATGCTAGTGGGATTCCTAGCTATGCAACAGATAGAGTAGCAGCAGCAACCACTGCCAATGTAATTGTTAACTATCCGGATGTGAAAGTTCTGAATCCAACAACACCTCTAACAAGGGCAGAAGCGGCAGCACATTTGTATCAAGCTTTGGTAAGACTTGGGCAAGTACAACCCCTTGCAAGCAATGTTCCCGCAGCTAGCTATATTGTGGCTGGAACACCTCCCCAAGACACTGGTTCAACTCCAACACCCAGTAATTCCTTCAATACTTTAACTTCTTTAATCCAGGCAGCAGGTTTAGAATCAACCCTACAACAGGGACAATACACTATCTTTGCTCCCACTGATGCTGCTTTTGCTGCGTTACCTCCAGAAACTTTACAACGGTTACAGCAACCTGAAAATAAAGCAACTTTAGCTCGAATTTTACAGTACCACGTTGTGCCAGGACAGTTAACAGCTAGTCAGTTAACAACAGGAGAACTGCAAACAGTAGAGAAAAAAGCAGTAAATGTTCAAGTCAGTAATAATCAAATTACGGTTAATAACGCTCAAGTCATCCAAGCAGATATTCAAGCTAATAATGGTGTAATTCACGCAATTAACCAAGTTTTGATTCCACCCGATGTTAGTTTAGATGGACAAAGCCCAACTGACCCTGCTGTGACTCCTGGTAGAGCAACCCGTGGTGGTAGAAGTTATCTTGGTGTTGCGGGTAATATTGGCTTAGGTGGTGATACTGGACTTGCTGAGGGTAGCTTTGCTGTAATTAGTAAAATTGGCTTAACAAATAATTTTTCAGCCAGACCATCAGTAGTAATTAATGATGATACTGTTGTCTTAGTTCCCCTAACTTTTGACTTTGTACCACAGGCTGCGAATCCTACAGGCGATCGCGTGTTTTCTATATCCCCTTATATAGGTGCAGGTGTGGCAATCGAAACTAGCAATGATTCCGATATCGGTTTACTGCTAACAGGTGGTGTTGATGTACCTTTAGGTAATCGGTTTACAATTAATGGTGCAGTAAATGCGGCGTTCCTGGGTTCAACTGATGTGGGATTGATGTTAGGGGTTGGGTTTAATTTCTAA
- a CDS encoding glycosyltransferase → MPANSWPENDSYNEFEPLDSLLSELVADDEFLEETSPSVSLPSRFKNRRPKAALLLAMVWICTITLHLVSWGSLLVIAMALVIGFQAMSLVFAESKQVPQISQDYFPLVSILVAAKNEEIVISNLVKNLCNLDYPRGRYEVWIVDDNSTDRTPEILAGLSKEYCQLRVFQRSPDATGGKSGALNQVLSLSKGEIIAVFDADAQVPHDLLTQVVPLFAKERVGAVQVRKAIANTETNFWTKGQAAEMALDTYLQCQRGAIAGTPELRGNGQFVRRKALRSCGGWNEETITDDLDLSFRLHIDKWDIECVFQPAVEEEGVTSAIALWHQRNRWVEGGYQRYIDYWDLLLRNRMGTRKSWDMLIFLLIQYLVPTAALPDFLMALIRHRPPILAPLTSVAISVSMTGMFIGLKRARQDKDSTLSSYLEILLQTLRGTIYMAHWLVVIASVTIRMSVRPKRFRWIKTVHKGLEAGN, encoded by the coding sequence ATGCCAGCGAATTCCTGGCCCGAAAACGATTCTTACAACGAGTTTGAGCCGCTAGACTCGTTACTGTCGGAATTGGTGGCAGATGATGAGTTTTTGGAGGAGACATCTCCGTCTGTGTCTCTTCCCTCCCGATTTAAAAATCGCAGACCAAAAGCGGCTTTACTCTTGGCGATGGTGTGGATTTGTACTATTACACTACATCTGGTTTCCTGGGGTAGTTTGTTAGTGATAGCAATGGCATTGGTGATTGGCTTTCAGGCTATGAGTCTAGTTTTTGCTGAATCCAAACAAGTTCCGCAAATAAGTCAAGATTATTTTCCTTTAGTGTCGATTTTAGTAGCAGCAAAAAATGAAGAAATTGTAATCAGTAATTTAGTAAAAAATCTTTGTAATTTAGATTACCCAAGAGGACGTTATGAAGTTTGGATTGTTGATGATAACAGTACAGACAGAACGCCCGAAATATTGGCTGGATTAAGTAAAGAATATTGTCAATTGAGAGTGTTTCAACGATCGCCTGATGCAACGGGGGGTAAATCTGGCGCGTTAAATCAGGTATTATCCCTTTCTAAGGGTGAAATTATCGCCGTATTTGATGCCGATGCCCAAGTTCCCCACGATTTACTAACACAGGTAGTACCTTTGTTCGCTAAAGAACGAGTGGGAGCGGTACAGGTGCGGAAAGCGATCGCTAACACAGAAACAAACTTCTGGACAAAGGGTCAAGCAGCAGAAATGGCGTTAGATACCTATTTGCAATGTCAACGAGGTGCTATTGCCGGAACACCAGAACTGCGGGGAAATGGTCAATTTGTCCGCCGTAAAGCCCTTAGAAGCTGCGGTGGTTGGAATGAAGAAACCATTACCGACGATCTGGATTTATCCTTTCGCTTACATATTGACAAATGGGACATTGAATGCGTGTTCCAGCCAGCGGTAGAAGAAGAAGGAGTCACAAGTGCGATCGCACTATGGCACCAACGTAACCGCTGGGTTGAAGGAGGATATCAACGTTATATAGATTACTGGGATTTATTACTCAGGAATCGTATGGGTACCCGCAAAAGTTGGGACATGTTGATATTTTTGCTGATTCAATACTTGGTTCCTACCGCTGCACTACCAGACTTTTTGATGGCATTAATTCGCCATCGTCCACCTATTTTGGCACCATTAACCAGCGTCGCTATTAGTGTTTCCATGACAGGCATGTTCATCGGTTTGAAGCGAGCGCGGCAAGATAAAGATTCCACTTTATCCTCATATTTAGAAATCCTTCTCCAAACTCTGCGCGGCACAATCTACATGGCACATTGGTTAGTTGTGATTGCTAGCGTCACCATTAGGATGTCAGTACGTCCGAAACGTTTTCGCTGGATAAAGACTGTGCATAAAGGTTTGGAAGCAGGAAATTGA
- the dnaX gene encoding DNA polymerase III subunit gamma/tau has translation MSYEPLHHKYRPKSFAELVGQEAIATTLTNAINTAKIAPAYLFTGPRGTGKTSSARILAKSLNCLKSPIPTASPCGVCDVCQGISKGYAVDIIEIDAASNTGVDNIREIIDRAQFAPIQCRYKVYVIDECLTGDSLVLTSEGFVRIDDAKIVGKKALSYNDFTGDWEYKKVVRWFNQGHRQTLAIKTTNGEIRCTGNHLIRTDAGWIQAKDVKEGMRILSPANAVAEPSFTNMVSMGASGNLSEDTSSNVIPTDKKHTTSKKFWNKLNNFVPFVLADAKKSLISQNFCSKKAKLTTTSTWELILPENGSQNSNSSLFPQWNTNLEKVESVHLAGVERVYDIEVEDNHNFVANGLLVHNCHMLSTQAFNALLKTLEEPPKHVVFVLATTDPQRVLPTIISRCQRFDFRRIPLDAMIDHLGDISDKEGIEITDEALTLVAQLSQGGLRDAESLLDQLSLLPTMVTPERVWDLVGLVSERDLFILLDAIASDNAETLIDCTRKILDRGREPLIVLQNLAGFYRDLLIAKTAPKRHDLVACTQETWDDLVYFAKSLHISTILAGQQILRSAEVQLKNTTQPRLWLEVTLLGLLPSAQQPLTTVSAPTGFSPPSNAPAASPPSNIPVASPPSNIPAASPPSNVPVASPPSNVPVASPPSNVPVASQPVTDDEQQDLNQTWQQVLNFVEQIPSRSLLRQMCHIIQINDTSVRLGVIQTWMKRVQGELPILNAAFKAAFNREITIELELVGSQNPSKASRNNPKSASTRPANPPSQNPPASTNGNGTTQNPPPSTSDNGEIQNPPPSTNGNGATQNPPTSANGSNGYEYINGNGNGTSQTSPPSNGNGTNSISSASTNGNNGNGYTNGNGNGISQIPPASNNSSSSSNGYGNGYTNGNGKTQTPADFSKPTNIPKSEPSVVAKSSEILIPSTPTEKHPEADRVIDAAKRLAEFFYGEVVKYSENMEESIDSSVSSEYTDDFEVDND, from the coding sequence ATGTCCTACGAACCCCTACACCACAAGTATCGCCCGAAAAGTTTTGCCGAGTTGGTGGGGCAAGAAGCGATCGCAACAACTCTCACAAATGCCATCAACACCGCCAAAATTGCCCCAGCTTACCTGTTTACAGGACCAAGAGGTACAGGTAAGACATCTAGCGCTCGTATCCTGGCTAAATCCTTAAATTGCCTCAAAAGTCCTATCCCTACAGCTTCACCATGCGGAGTATGTGACGTTTGTCAAGGTATTTCAAAAGGTTATGCAGTTGACATCATCGAAATCGATGCAGCGAGTAATACGGGTGTCGATAATATTCGAGAAATCATTGATCGGGCGCAATTTGCCCCCATCCAATGCCGCTATAAGGTGTATGTGATTGATGAATGCCTAACTGGAGACTCACTAGTTTTGACAAGTGAAGGATTTGTGAGGATTGACGATGCTAAAATTGTCGGCAAAAAAGCCCTAAGTTACAACGATTTCACAGGAGACTGGGAATATAAAAAAGTTGTTCGCTGGTTTAATCAAGGTCATCGGCAAACTTTGGCGATTAAAACAACCAATGGGGAAATTCGCTGCACTGGCAACCACTTAATTAGGACTGATGCAGGGTGGATACAAGCAAAAGACGTAAAAGAAGGAATGAGGATACTATCCCCTGCGAATGCGGTTGCGGAACCCTCATTTACAAATATGGTGTCGATGGGCGCATCCGGAAATTTGTCAGAGGACACCAGTTCAAACGTAATACCTACGGACAAAAAACATACAACCTCGAAGAAATTCTGGAACAAGCTGAACAACTTCGTCCCCTTTGTGCTTGCGGATGCGAAGAAAAGCTTAATATCCCAAAATTTTTGCAGCAAAAAGGCAAAACTTACTACTACATCCACATGGGAGCTAATACTACCCGAAAATGGATCTCAGAACTCAAACAGTTCTCTATTTCCTCAATGGAATACAAATTTGGAGAAGGTCGAATCTGTCCACCTCGCTGGGGTTGAACGAGTTTATGATATAGAAGTTGAAGACAATCATAATTTTGTGGCAAATGGGCTTTTAGTTCATAACTGTCACATGTTAAGTACCCAGGCGTTTAATGCGTTACTAAAAACACTGGAGGAACCACCGAAACATGTTGTTTTCGTTTTAGCGACAACTGATCCACAAAGGGTATTACCAACAATTATTTCCCGTTGTCAAAGGTTTGATTTTCGTCGGATTCCTTTAGATGCGATGATTGACCATTTGGGTGATATTTCGGATAAAGAAGGTATCGAAATTACCGATGAAGCCCTAACTTTAGTGGCACAATTATCCCAAGGTGGATTAAGGGATGCCGAGAGTTTATTAGATCAATTAAGTTTGTTACCTACCATGGTGACACCTGAACGTGTATGGGATTTAGTAGGTTTAGTTAGCGAACGAGATCTATTTATTTTACTGGATGCGATCGCATCCGACAACGCGGAGACTTTAATCGACTGTACCCGCAAAATTTTAGACAGGGGACGAGAACCTTTAATAGTTCTCCAAAACCTCGCAGGTTTCTACCGCGACTTACTTATTGCCAAAACTGCCCCCAAACGTCACGATTTGGTAGCTTGTACCCAAGAAACCTGGGATGATTTAGTATATTTTGCCAAAAGTCTACATATATCAACAATTTTGGCAGGACAACAAATCCTGAGAAGTGCTGAAGTCCAACTCAAAAACACAACTCAACCACGTCTCTGGTTAGAAGTCACTTTACTTGGTTTACTTCCATCAGCCCAACAACCATTAACTACAGTATCAGCACCTACCGGGTTTTCCCCTCCTAGTAATGCCCCTGCTGCATCTCCTCCCAGTAATATCCCTGTCGCATCCCCTCCTAGTAATATCCCTGCTGCATCCCCTCCCAGTAATGTCCCTGTCGCATCTCCTCCCAGTAATGTCCCTGTCGCGTCTCCTCCCAGTAATGTCCCTGTCGCATCCCAACCAGTCACAGATGATGAACAGCAAGACTTAAACCAAACTTGGCAACAGGTACTTAACTTTGTTGAACAGATACCCAGCCGTTCATTATTGCGCCAGATGTGTCACATCATCCAAATTAACGACACATCTGTACGCTTAGGAGTAATTCAAACTTGGATGAAGCGAGTTCAAGGGGAATTACCAATTCTCAACGCTGCTTTTAAAGCCGCATTTAATCGAGAAATTACAATCGAGTTAGAACTTGTAGGTTCCCAAAACCCTTCCAAGGCGAGTAGAAACAATCCCAAAAGTGCTTCTACTCGCCCAGCAAACCCACCAAGCCAAAACCCACCAGCATCTACCAACGGTAATGGGACAACTCAAAACCCACCACCATCTACCAGCGATAATGGGGAAATTCAAAACCCACCACCATCTACCAACGGTAATGGGGCAACTCAAAACCCACCAACATCTGCCAACGGTAGCAACGGCTACGAGTATATTAATGGGAATGGGAATGGTACTAGCCAAACTTCACCACCAAGTAACGGCAATGGCACAAACTCAATTTCATCAGCCTCAACCAATGGCAATAATGGGAATGGTTACACAAATGGCAATGGAAATGGTATTAGCCAAATTCCACCAGCATCAAATAATAGTAGTAGCAGTAGTAACGGCTATGGAAATGGGTACACAAATGGCAATGGAAAAACCCAAACTCCAGCAGATTTTAGCAAACCCACAAATATCCCGAAATCTGAACCTTCAGTAGTAGCTAAATCATCCGAAATATTAATTCCTTCCACTCCAACAGAAAAACATCCAGAAGCCGATAGAGTCATCGATGCTGCTAAACGTTTAGCTGAGTTTTTCTATGGGGAAGTTGTTAAATACTCTGAAAATATGGAAGAATCAATTGACTCTTCTGTATCTTCAGAATATACAGATGATTTTGAAGTGGATAATGATTAG